One segment of Capnocytophaga sp. oral taxon 878 DNA contains the following:
- the dusB gene encoding tRNA dihydrouridine synthase DusB has protein sequence MAKIGNIDLGEFPLLLAPMEDVSDPPFRRLCKMHGADMLYSEFISSEGLIRDAIKSRQKLDIFDYERPVGIQIFGGDEEAMALSAKIVATVNPDLVDINFGCPVKKVVSKGAGAGVLKDIDLMVRLTKAVVNSTDLPVTVKTRLGWDEQSINIEEVAERLQDVGISALTIHARTRSQMYKGHSDWSYIAKVKNNPRIHIPIFGNGDIDSPEKALLYRNTYGIDGIMIGRAAIGYPWIFNEIKHYFATGELLSPPTIVQRAEAAQNHLLWSVEWKGERQGVLEMRRHYANYFKGIPNFKEYRHRLVTFDSSAEIVNELQKISTSITF, from the coding sequence TTGGCTAAGATAGGAAATATAGATTTAGGGGAGTTCCCGCTGTTACTTGCTCCGATGGAAGATGTAAGTGACCCTCCGTTTCGGAGGCTTTGTAAAATGCACGGGGCAGATATGCTTTATAGTGAGTTTATATCATCGGAAGGGCTTATACGTGATGCTATTAAGAGCCGACAGAAATTAGATATTTTTGATTACGAACGGCCAGTAGGTATACAAATATTTGGGGGAGATGAGGAAGCTATGGCACTCTCGGCTAAAATAGTGGCTACAGTAAACCCTGATTTGGTGGATATTAACTTTGGCTGCCCTGTGAAGAAGGTAGTAAGCAAAGGAGCAGGAGCTGGTGTACTTAAAGATATTGACTTAATGGTGCGCCTTACCAAAGCTGTGGTAAATAGTACTGATTTGCCAGTAACGGTAAAGACCCGATTGGGCTGGGATGAGCAGAGTATTAACATAGAAGAGGTGGCAGAGCGACTGCAAGATGTAGGTATCAGTGCTTTAACTATTCATGCTCGTACTCGTAGCCAGATGTATAAAGGACATTCGGATTGGAGTTATATTGCAAAGGTGAAGAACAATCCTCGTATTCATATTCCTATTTTTGGCAATGGAGATATTGATAGTCCGGAGAAAGCTTTATTGTACCGTAATACTTATGGTATAGATGGTATAATGATAGGGCGTGCGGCTATTGGTTATCCTTGGATTTTTAATGAGATAAAGCATTATTTTGCTACTGGTGAATTACTCTCTCCTCCTACTATTGTTCAGCGTGCTGAAGCAGCACAGAATCATTTATTATGGTCGGTAGAATGGAAAGGAGAGCGGCAGGGAGTTTTGGAGATGCGACGTCATTATGCTAACTATTTCAAAGGTATCCCTAACTTTAAAGAATACCGGCATAGGTTGGTAACTTTTGATAGTTCGGCAGAAATTGTAAATGAACTTCAAAAGATTAGCACAAGTATTACATTCTAA